The sequence below is a genomic window from Acidobacteriota bacterium.
TTCTTCGACAGGGCGAAGAGAGCCCTCGTGGCCCTCTACGAAAGGAGAGCGCCTGAGACCGGCCTCGTCGGGGAGGAGATCGACGTCGTGAGCGGAAAGTGGTTGGGCACCTTCAGCCACGTCGGCGGCGGCATCGATTCCTACTACGAGTATCTGCTGAAGTGCGAGCGCCTGTTCGGCGATCCGGAGTGCGGGGCGATGTGGCGGACCAGCGTCGGGGCGGTCAACCGCTACCTGGCCCACGACGATCCGAACGGCGGGCTCTGGTACGGCGTGTCGGAGATGGCCACCGGGCGATCGACGGCGAGCACCTACGGCGCCCTCCAGGCCTTCTGGCCTGCCGTCCTCGCCCTCGGCGGGGATCTCGACCGCGCGCGCCGGCTGCAGGATTCCGGATTCAGGATGTGGAGTCTGCACGGCATCGAGCCGGAGGAGATCGATTACCGGACGATGGCGGTCCTGTCGCCGGGATACCAGCTCCGGCCCGAGATCGTCGAATCGGCCTACTATCTCCACCGGCTCATCGGCGACGACCGCTACGTGACGATGGGCCGGACGTTCTTCGACGCACTCAGAGCGCGGTGCCGCGTGGACGCCGGCTACACGGTACTGAAAAGCGTCGTCACGATGGAGAAGGGGGACGAGCAGCCGAGCTACTTCCTGGCCGAGACCCTGAAGTACCTCTACCTCCTCTTCGATCCGAAGGCACTCGACTTCGACCGCGTCGTCTTCAACACGGAAGCGCATCCCCTCCGAAAAACCTGGTAGCGGGTTCGACTCCCGCCGACCTCACCCCGCTAGATCGAGAGCTCCGGATCCCCCTCGACGATCCGCCTATCAAGGCGTGGGCGCTCCCCCTTCGCCCATAGACGCGCCCGATGCACGACGCGATAGCGCAGCGGCCCGCCGTTGGGATCCTCGGAGCGCTCGAGCGGGCGAGGGATGCACACGAACTCGCTCTCGATCGAATCGTCCGCGACGCAGGCCCGGCGCCGAGATGGAGCCCGTGATGAAGGCGACCCCCACCGGCTCGAATTTCTCCGGCGGCAAAGCCCTGGCCGCGTAGCCGGCCCAGAAGCTGTGCCGATCGCCGGACACGGTGGCGAAACCGGTGATGCCCGCCTCCCGGACGAGATCGTAGATCTCGGAGCGCTCCACGTAGGCGCCGCCGTGATCGCCGCCGCCGAATCCGGCGTATCCCGCACCCGGCCACGGCCTGGTGAGCCCCTGCGGCAGATTCTGCGGATCGGCGCGCCAGTCGAGCGTGCCGAGGGAGTTGGCCCAGATCTTCCACGTCGTCTTCGACGAGCGCAGCCGATCCAGGAACCATGCCTTCTGCTCGGCGCCCAGAATCGTCTGCGGCGGATCGTCCTTCCGGAAGTTCGGCACCTCGGCCTCGCCGAAGCGAAGGGTCGGCGGCGCGTGCCCGCCGGCGTACGCGCGTCCGGCGTCCAGGATCTCCTGGGCCTCCTGCGGCATGAAGTTCGGGAAGTCGGGGCTCGACAGGGCCTCGGCCTCGGCACGACCGGTCGGCTCCTTCGATCGATAGCTGCGCTGATCGGTGATGATGAGCTCCACGTAGCGGCCCCAGCGCAGGGCGCGGTATCCGGTGAGGCTGGCGATGGCGGCGAGATTGTTCGGCTCCTGGCCCAGCCATTCGCATCGAAGCGCGTGATCGGAGCGTCCACGACGCGCGGGGGGTCGAAGTGCTCGAGCGTCGCGCCGCCCGGCTTCTTGACGCGCGCGGGCTGGTACTCGAACCACGCCTGGTTCGCCGCGACCTTGCGCGTCTGCGCCGGCCGCGTCTCCTCCCCGAACTGCAGCAGCGACTGCCAGCCGAGCCAGGAGAACTCGTGGTTGTCCCACATCGCGACGAACGGCCAGCGGGCCCGCGCATCCTGCAGGTCGGGATCGTGCAGGTACGCCCGGTAGACGGCGCGATAGTCGTCGACCGTCGTCGGGACGTGGAAGTCGGCCACCTTTTCCCCGCTCGCGTAGCGCACGACGTCGCGCAGACGGCGGTCGTACATCCCCTGCGGCCGGTCCTCCGGATACCAGACGATCTCGTAGATGAAGTCACCCAGATGGAGCACGAAGAAGAGGCGGTCCGCCTCCGGCGCCTTCTCGTCCTCGTAGATCATCCGGCGGTCGGCGTGCTGCGCGCCCTGATTGACGTTCTGACAGCTGACGAACGCGAAGCGCACCGGACGCGGGTCGTCGGGGCCGGGTGCCGTGAGGGTGCGTCCAATGCGGCTTCCCATCCCCGCGTCGTCCGTGAAGCGGTACCAGTACTCGCGCGCCGGCTTCAATCCCCCGGCGAGGACGCGGCACGTCCAATCCGACGCGGGGCCGACCGTGGCGTGCGCCGTCGCCACCACGCGCTCGAAGGCCGCGTCCTCCGACACCTCGAGCGTCAGCCGTGCCTCTTTCGCGCCGTCGCCTCCGGGATAGCGCGTCCAGAGCAGCACGCTGTCGGCCTGCGGATCGCCCGACGCGACCCCTTCCGGAAACAGGTCGCGACGCTCACGCCATCGAACGCGCGCCGGCCGCGCCTCGTCGCCGCCCCAGGCCAGCGAGGCGCCGAGCGCGGCGGCGGCCACGCAGAACTCCCGCCGGCTGATTCCCACCTTTGGCGGTCGATTTGATCCCATGTCCCCGTCGGGCCCGCGGAACGACGCCCATGACGCGCTCGACCGTGTTGATGTTGCTGTCAAAATCATGCTCCCCGAAGGACGCCGGCCGTCTCGGCGATCCCTGATCCACCTCTGCGCGAGAAGGGCGCCGTGACGCGGTTGGTCGATCCTCACGCGCCCCTGAGCGTGGAATCGCTGGCGAGGGATCCGGTCGAAAGCCGAGCACCGCATCGCGGAGGCCGACGGACGCGCGACCCCGCCGCTACTGGATGTAGCCGAGCGAGCGCAGGCGCCGCTCGAGCTCCGGATCGAGGGGCACCGTCACCTTCTCGGGCGGCGTGAACGGAGGGACGGCGCCCGCGATCGCCTTCGACAGGCGTTCGAAAATCCGCGACGACGCCTCGGTGCGGTACGCCGGGTCGAGAAGGTCGCGCAGCTCGCCGGGATCTGTCGTCATGTCGAACATGGCGTCGCCCCGGCCGTCGGGCCCGCGCTGCGGCTGCCAGAGGAGCTTGTAGGATCGATCCCGGATCGCGCGGTTTTTCGGCTTGAACATCACCGCCTCCGAGACGATGAGTCGGTCCCTCGCCGCGGGGCGCGCCGACGCCTTCTCGAGGATGCTCGTGCCGAAGACCGGCTTCGGGCAGGGGACGCCGAGGTAGGTGCAGAGCGTCGGCATCACGTCGATCAGGCCGATCGGGCACGCGACCCTCGGGGCCGTCGCCGTCACGCCGGGGAGCCTCGCCGCGAACGGGATCGACAGCTCGTCGTCGTAGAGACCCTCGCCGTGGTTATCGTACCCGCGCGCGAAGAGCGCCTCGCCGTGATCGGCGGTCACGATGACGGCCGTCCGGTCACGGGACGGGGATCCGTCGATCTTCTCGATGAGCCCCGAGAACGCGGCGTCGAACTCGCTCACCCCCCGGTCGTAGCTCATCTCGAGGAGGGCGATCGACGGAGGGATGCCGGCCTCCACCGCGGGGCGTCCATCCGTGAGCCGGATCAGCTGCGAGATCGTGGCCACCTCGCGTGGGGTCAGCGGGCGCGTGTCCCGGGCGAGGGCCTCCGCCCGGGCCGCGATCGCCTCCGGGGCGAGCCGCGCGTAGGGACGGTGCGCGTCCATGAGGTGGACATAGACGAACCACCTGTCGTTCGGATCGAGGGCCTCGATCCATTTGAGCGCCGCTTTCACGACGACGTCGCCCTTGACCTCCCACGACGCGAACGAGTCGTCGTAGACATCGAACCCCTGATCGAAGCCGAAGCGGCTCTGGAGCCACGGGTTTCCCACGAACGCCGCGGTCCTGTACCCGGACGCCTTCAGGACCTCGGCGAGGGTCGTCAGCCCCGGCGCCAGGACGTCGATCCGCGGGAGGGGCTCGCTCAGGCTCGGGGCGAGACGCGACCTCGCCTTCGGGTTCGATTGAACGCGGTGCTGCGACGGGTAGAGCGACGTGAACAGGGTGGAGATCGACGGGCTCGTCCACGGCGCCTGCGTGAACGCCTGATCGAACAGGAGGCCCTTCGAGGCGAACGCGTCGAACGCGGGCGTTCCCGCGGGTCCGCCGTAGGCGCCGACGCGATCGCGTCGCGTCGCGTCGTTGACGATCAGGAGGACGTTCGTCCCCTTCGGGGCGCCCGCCATCGCCAGATCGCCGCAGACGAGATCGCCTTCGGCCGGGAGGGCGCGCGCCTCGTGGAACGAGACGATCGCGAGGACGAGCCCCGCGAACGCCGTCGCCCAGCCTCCCTTCATGGCGCCCCTTCCACGGCCGCACGCCGGCCCATCATCGCTGCCCACCGGGCCACCCGGGCCTGTCCGAACGCGGTCAGGCTGGACGCTCGCCTAAATCAGCGCCCTCACAGCAGGAAAGCCGATGCGAGCTTACACCAGCCGGCACCCCTTCTACTGCGGCATCGACCTGCACGCGAGGACCATCTGCACCTCCGGGACGAACGTCGGATCCTCGATCAGATTCGGACAGGCTCAGGGAACCGATGAGCCGGCCGCCACGATTCGCGACGCTTGCACGCTCCGCCGGAGCGTGGGTACCCTCGCCCCCGTTCGACAAGCCTCCCCCATCCTTGTTATATACTCCGCGGCCTCCCGACGGTTAACGGGTGCTGAAGCGTCTGCAGATTCGCAGGCGGCCAACCCCACAACACAATCTGTGAGGTCAGCATGAAGTTCTCAGTTACTCCCGCTCTGCTCGCGGCGGCGGTCGTCCTTCTCGCCATCTCCTCGGTCTCCCCGGCGCTCGCCGCGGAGGGCGCCGCGGGGCACAAGCCCGGGGGCGAGGCCAATCTCGTCCTTCCCGACCTCAGCCAGGTCAGGTTCCTCGGCGGGATCGACGGGCACACGCTCCTCCTGTCCGGCCTCGTCGTCTGCGCGCTCGGGCTGGCCTTCGGGATGGTGATCTACAACCAGCTCAAGAACCTCCCGGTCCACGCGTCGATGCGCGAGATCTCCGAGCTGATCTACGAGACCTGCAAGACGTACCTCCTCCAGCAGGGGAAGTTCCTCCTGATCCTCGAGCTCTTCATCGGCGTCATCATCGCCTTCTACTTCGGCGTCCTCCTGCAGTTCACCGCCCTCAAGGTCGCGATCATCCTCCTGTTCAGCCTCGTGGGGATCGGCGGAAGCTTCGGCGTGGCCTGGTTCGGCATCCGGGTCAATACGTTCGCCAACTCGCGGACCGCCTTCGCGAGCCTCGGCGGCAAGCCGTACCCCTGCTACGCGATCCCGCTCAAGGCGGGGATGTCCATCGGGATGCTGCTCATCAGCGTCGAGCTGTTGATGATGCTGTTCATCCTCCTGTTCATCCCCGGCGATTACGCCGGATCGTGCTTCATCGGGTTCGCCATCGGCGAGTCGCTCGGCGCCGCGGCGCTGCGCATCGCGGGAGGCATCTTCACGAAGATCGCCGACATCGGCGCGGATCTGATGAAGATCGTCTTCAAGATCAAGGAGGACGATGCCCGCAACCCCGGCGTGATCGCCGACTGCGTGGGCGACAACGCCGGCGACTCGGTCGGGCCCTCGGCGGACGGGTTCGAGACCTACGGCGTGACGGGCGTCGCGCTCATCTCGTTCATCGTTCTCGCGATCGCGAACCCGACGATCCAGGTCCAACTCCTCGTCTGGATTTTCATGATGCGCATCGTGATGGTCATCGCGTCGGGGGCCTCCTACCTGATCAACGAGGCCCTCTCGAAGGCCCAGTACAGGACGGCCGACAAGATGGACTACGAGGCGCCGCTCACGCGGCTCGTGTGGCTCACGTCGTTCGTCTCCATCGCCCTCACTTACGTCGCCTCGTACCTGCTGATCCCCGATCTCGGCGATGGCAGCCTCTGGTGGAAGCTCTCCTCGGTCATCACCTGCGGCACTCTGGCCGGAGCGGTCATCCCGGAGCTCGTCAAGGTCTTCACCTCCACCAACTCGGGGCACGTCAGGGAGGTCGTCTCCTCGGCCCGCGAGGGCGGGGCGTCGCTGACGATCCTCGCGGGGTTCGTCGCCGGCAACTTCAGCGCCTACTGGATCGGCGTCGCCATCCTGGCCCTGATGGGGATCGCCTACGAGATCAGCACGATGGGCTTCGGGATGATCCTCCCGATCGCCCCGGCGGTCTTCGCGTTCGGCCTCGTCGCCTTCGGGTTCCTCGGCATGGGCCCGGTGACCATCGCCGTGGACTCCTACGGGCCCGTGACCGACAACGCGCAGTCGGTCTACGAGCTGTCGACGATCGAGCAGATCCCCGGCGTGAAGGCCCAGATCAAGAAGGACTTCGGCGTCGACGTGAACTTCGAGCGGGCCAAGCACAACCTCGAGGAGAACGACGGCGCGGGGAACACCTTCAAGGCGACGGCGAAGCCCGTGCTCATCGGCACGGCCGTCGTGGGCGCGACCACGATGATCTTCTCGATCATCGTCGCCCTCACGGACGGGCTCAAGGTCAACATCGACAAGCTGTCGCTGCTGCACCCGCCGTTCCTGCTCGGGCTCATCATGGGCGGCGCCATGATCTACTGGTTCACCGGCGCCTCGACGCAGGCGGTCTCGACGGGCGCCTACCGCGCCGTCGAGTTCATCAAGGCCAACATCAAGCTCGAGGGAACGACGAGGGCCTCGGTGGCCGACTCGAAGAAGGTCGTCGAGATCTGCACGCAGTACGCGCAGAAGGGGATGTTCAACATCTTCATGAGCGTCTTCTTCGGCACGCTCGCCTTCGCCTTCCTCCAGCCGTTCTTCTTCATCGGCTACCTGATCTCCATCGCCCTCTTCGGCCTCTTCCAGGCGATCTTCATGGCCAACGCGGGCGGCGCGTGGGACAACGCGAAGAAGATCGTCGAGGTCGACCTCAAGGAGAAGGGGACCGAGCTGCACGCCGCCACGGTCGTGGGGGACACGGTGGGCGACCCATTCAAGGACACCTCCTCGGTCGCCATGAACCCCGTCATCAAGTTCACCACCCTCTTCGGCCTCCTCGCGGTCGAGCTCGCGGTGAGCGTGACCTACCAGCAGGGGAGCACCACGCTCACGCACGTCCTCGCGGCGGCCTTCTTCGCCGTCTCCGCCTTCTTCGTGCACCGCTCCTTCTACGGGATGCGGATCACGAAGTCGGCCTGACGCGGGATGGCCCGGCGTTTTCATCCCGACCCCGGGCCCGCCGGGAGCCCGGACCTGATCGCAGGAATCGAGGCGGCCATCTCGTGAACAGGACGACGCTCGTCCTCGGCGCCACCGGCGGCTTCGGCCGGGCCGCCGTCCTCGAGCTGACGCGCAGGGTCGGAGCGTGCGGGCGCTGGTCCGAGATCCCGCCCGCGCGCAGCGGCTCCTCCACGCCGCGGATTCGCTCGAGATCGTGGCGGGCGATGCGGGTGACAGCGATGTCGTCGCGCGTGCGGCGGAGGGATGCGGGACCATCGTCCACGCCGTCAATGCCCGCTACGATCAATGGGCCTCGTTCATGCCCCGGGTCACCGATCACGTCATCGCGGCGGCGATCGCGGCGAAGGCCACCATTCTCTTTCCGGGAAACATCTTCGGGCTGGGGGCCCCGGGCCCCGCGCCGTTCGACGAGCGCGCCATCCCGAGCCCCAACTCCCGCAAGGGGGAGCTGCGCGTCCAGCTCGAGGAGTCGCTCCGGCGCGGGACCGAAACCGGAGCGTGCAGGGTCCTCGTCCTGCGCGCCGCGGCCTACTTCGGCCCCACGGTCCGGAACAGCGTCGTCGACATGATCTTCGCGCGGGCCGCCGCCGGGAAGCCCATGACCATGTTCGGCAATCTCGATCTCCCTCACCAGTGGGCGTAGGTGCCGGACCTCGCGCGGGCCGCCGTCGAGCTGCTCGATCTCGCGGGTCGGTTGAAGCCCTACGAGGTCGTCCACTTCGCGGGCTACCTCGCGCCCCGCCAGCGGGAGTTCATGGAGATGATCGCCGGGCGGGCGGGGCACCCGGGCCTCGGCGTGCACCAGGTTCCGTGGCGGCTCCTTCGAAACCTCGGCGGGCGCGACGAGGGACTGAACGAGCTGGCCGAGCTGAGGCACATCTACGAGGACACCTTGGTCCTGGACGATCCCCGGCGTCGCGAGCTCCTCCCGGGGTTCGTCGAGACCCCCCTCGAGGAGGCCGTCAGCGCGACCCTTTCGAGCTATCGCGCCGCCGGTGAAACCTTCTGAGCGAATTCACGTAGACGGCCGTGCGATCGACCCGAGGGCCACGTTCTTGAGCACCAACCCCTTCGTCCAGGATCTCCGCATCGGTTTTCGCGTTCTCCTCCGGGAAAAGGCCTTCTGCGCGATGGCCGTCACCGTGCTGGCCCTCGGCATCTGCGGCGTCACCACGACGTTCAGCGTCGTGAACGGGGTCATGCTGCGCGGTTTTTCGTTCCCGAACGCCGCCCGGCTGGCCAGCGTCCGTTTCGTGGATCCGACCAGCCGGAACTTCTTCGGACAGAACAGCCAGACCTCGGCGAGGGACTTCGAGGACGTCCGGCCCCAGCAGAAGTCCTTCGAGCTCATGGCCGCGTACCTGAACGGGTCCACCGTCAACGCGACGATCGACGGCACCCCCGTGCGCTACACGGGCGCGTACGTGACGGACGCCTTCTTTCGCATCCTGGGGGTCGCGCCCTTGATGGGCCGCGACCTGGCCCCGGCCGACAACGCCCCCGGCGCCGAGAAGGTGGCCCTGATCGGCTACGGGATCTGGCAGCACGACTTCGGGGGCGCGCCGAACATCGTCGGCAAGGCCCTCCGCATCAACGGGACGCCGGCGACGATCATCGGCGTCATGCCCCAGGGTTTCGCGTTTCCGGTCAACGAGCAGATCTGGATCCCTCTCTACAGCGAATTCCCGGTGCGCGAGCGCAACGACCCGCGGGGCAACAATCCGGCCGTGCTGGCGCTCCTCCGGCAGGGCGTCTCGCCTGAGCAGGCGAGCGCCGAGATGTCGACGTTCGCGAAGCACTTCGCGGAGGCGTTTCCGGACACCAACAAGCAGTTCAACACGGGGCTGGTGGAGCCCCTGCTCACGACCTTCACGCCGCTTCCGCTCCGGGGCACCCTGCTCACGATGCTGGGCTTCTGCGTGGGCCTGCTGCTGATCGCGTGCGTGAACGTGATGAACATGCAGTTCGCCCGGGCGACTTTGCGGGCCCGCGAGCTGGCCATCCGCTCGTCCCTCGGCGCCGGTCGGGGCCGCCTCATCCTCCAGATGGTCTGCGAGAGCCTGCTGGTCACGTCCGTGGGTGCGGTGCTCGGCATCGGCCTCGCCTACTACTGCATCGGTCTGCTCTCGGAGACGGTCCGCAACCTCGACGACCCGCCCCCCTCCTGGATCACTTTCGACATCGACGGCCGAGTGCTGGCGTTCAGCGTGGGGGCGATGCTCGCCGCGACGGCGGTCTCGGGGCTGCTCCCGGCCTGGATGGGATCGCGCGCGAACCTCGCCGCGGTGATGAAGGA
It includes:
- a CDS encoding glycoside hydrolase family 47 protein: MAAASPPPSPLLAAEVRKEFVRAWNGYERFARGHDELRPVSRSGRDWYAHTLYMTPVDALDTMMLMGLTDESAATRELLARHLSFDLDIEVKNFEITIRELGGLLSAYQLSGDRRLLALAEDLGNRLLPVFDSPTGMPYMYVNLRSGKVRGSRSNPAEIGTLILEFGTLSKLTGRPVFFDRAKRALVALYERRAPETGLVGEEIDVVSGKWLGTFSHVGGGIDSYYEYLLKCERLFGDPECGAMWRTSVGAVNRYLAHDDPNGGLWYGVSEMATGRSTASTYGALQAFWPAVLALGGDLDRARRLQDSGFRMWSLHGIEPEEIDYRTMAVLSPGYQLRPEIVESAYYLHRLIGDDRYVTMGRTFFDALRARCRVDAGYTVLKSVVTMEKGDEQPSYFLAETLKYLYLLFDPKALDFDRVVFNTEAHPLRKTW
- a CDS encoding sulfatase; its protein translation is MKGGWATAFAGLVLAIVSFHEARALPAEGDLVCGDLAMAGAPKGTNVLLIVNDATRRDRVGAYGGPAGTPAFDAFASKGLLFDQAFTQAPWTSPSISTLFTSLYPSQHRVQSNPKARSRLAPSLSEPLPRIDVLAPGLTTLAEVLKASGYRTAAFVGNPWLQSRFGFDQGFDVYDDSFASWEVKGDVVVKAALKWIEALDPNDRWFVYVHLMDAHRPYARLAPEAIAARAEALARDTRPLTPREVATISQLIRLTDGRPAVEAGIPPSIALLEMSYDRGVSEFDAAFSGLIEKIDGSPSRDRTAVIVTADHGEALFARGYDNHGEGLYDDELSIPFAARLPGVTATAPRVACPIGLIDVMPTLCTYLGVPCPKPVFGTSILEKASARPAARDRLIVSEAVMFKPKNRAIRDRSYKLLWQPQRGPDGRGDAMFDMTTDPGELRDLLDPAYRTEASSRIFERLSKAIAGAVPPFTPPEKVTVPLDPELERRLRSLGYIQ
- a CDS encoding sodium-translocating pyrophosphatase, with protein sequence MKFSVTPALLAAAVVLLAISSVSPALAAEGAAGHKPGGEANLVLPDLSQVRFLGGIDGHTLLLSGLVVCALGLAFGMVIYNQLKNLPVHASMREISELIYETCKTYLLQQGKFLLILELFIGVIIAFYFGVLLQFTALKVAIILLFSLVGIGGSFGVAWFGIRVNTFANSRTAFASLGGKPYPCYAIPLKAGMSIGMLLISVELLMMLFILLFIPGDYAGSCFIGFAIGESLGAAALRIAGGIFTKIADIGADLMKIVFKIKEDDARNPGVIADCVGDNAGDSVGPSADGFETYGVTGVALISFIVLAIANPTIQVQLLVWIFMMRIVMVIASGASYLINEALSKAQYRTADKMDYEAPLTRLVWLTSFVSIALTYVASYLLIPDLGDGSLWWKLSSVITCGTLAGAVIPELVKVFTSTNSGHVREVVSSAREGGASLTILAGFVAGNFSAYWIGVAILALMGIAYEISTMGFGMILPIAPAVFAFGLVAFGFLGMGPVTIAVDSYGPVTDNAQSVYELSTIEQIPGVKAQIKKDFGVDVNFERAKHNLEENDGAGNTFKATAKPVLIGTAVVGATTMIFSIIVALTDGLKVNIDKLSLLHPPFLLGLIMGGAMIYWFTGASTQAVSTGAYRAVEFIKANIKLEGTTRASVADSKKVVEICTQYAQKGMFNIFMSVFFGTLAFAFLQPFFFIGYLISIALFGLFQAIFMANAGGAWDNAKKIVEVDLKEKGTELHAATVVGDTVGDPFKDTSSVAMNPVIKFTTLFGLLAVELAVSVTYQQGSTTLTHVLAAAFFAVSAFFVHRSFYGMRITKSA
- a CDS encoding NAD(P)H-binding protein, with amino-acid sequence MRALVRDPARAQRLLHAADSLEIVAGDAGDSDVVARAAEGCGTIVHAVNARYDQWASFMPRVTDHVIAAAIAAKATILFPGNIFGLGAPGPAPFDERAIPSPNSRKGELRVQLEESLRRGTETGACRVLVLRAAAYFGPTVRNSVVDMIFARAAAGKPMTMFGNLDLPHQWA